A region from the Cyprinus carpio isolate SPL01 chromosome A8, ASM1834038v1, whole genome shotgun sequence genome encodes:
- the LOC109098510 gene encoding nudix hydrolase 24, chloroplastic-like isoform X4: MASWSEKMLQLLRRMNNFHLPGSSLESCLRFEVAGEQVGWISPKVASILGRFPAVFRPYGSAITFCSGLDTFESRSVAVDEVLQELRREASFTCLIGWRDEQYAVMPRYCDPPLMYMERAATSLFGVKRYGVHVNGYTQDSSGNLNMWLARRSLTKQTYPGRLDNMAAGGLAAGCSVRHTMVKECEEEACIPPGLAEQARPVGTVSYTYEDDEGIFPECQFVFDLELPLNFQPHIGDGEVQAFYYYPIEKVKDLLVSEEFKPNCAMVVLDFLIRHAIIEPDSEPYYHEFVAGLHRSL, translated from the exons GTTCTAGTTTAGAGAGCTGTCTACGTTTTGAGGTGGCTGGAGAACAGGTTGGATGGATTTCCCCAAAAGTTGCATCAATTCTTGGTCGCTTTCCTGCTGTCTTCAGACCATATGGAAGCGCTATAACCTTCTGCTCTGGGCTGGACACATTTGAGAGCAGATCAGTGGCTGTGGATGAGGTCTTGCAGGAGCTGAGGAGAGAGGCATCATTCACCTGTCTCATAGGCTGGAGAGATGAG CAATATGCTGTGATGCCCAGGTATTGCGACCCTCCGTTGATGTATATGGAGAGAGCAGCTACAA GTCTGTTTGGAGTGAAACGATACGGCGTCCATGTCAACGGCTACACTCAGGATTCAAGTGGCAACCTTAATATGTGGCTAGCACGACGATCTCTGACCAAACAGACGTATCCAGGAAGACTGGACAACAtg GCAGCTGGAGGACTGGCAGCAGGCTGTAGTGTAAGGCATACCATGGTTAAAGAGTGTGAAGAGGAGGCCTGCATCCCTCCAGGCCTGGCAGAGCAAGCGCGTCCTGTGGGAACTGTGAG CTACACCTACGAAGATGACGAAGGAATATTTCCTGAGTGTCAGTTTGTTTTCGATTTAGAGCTGCCTCTCAATTTTCAGCCTCACATTGGAGACGGAGAAGTGCAAGCGTTTTACTACTATCCAATAGAGAAG GTGAAAGATCTCCTGGTCAGTGAGGAGTTTAAGCCGAACTGTGCCATGGTGGTTCTGGACTTCCTCATCAGACATGCCATCATTGAGCCAGACTCAG AGCCCTATTATCACGAATTTGTGGCTGGATTGCACAGATCACTGTAA
- the LOC109098510 gene encoding nudix hydrolase 24, chloroplastic-like isoform X3 — translation MASWSEKMLQLLRRMNNFHLPGSSLESCLRFEVAGEQVGWISPKVASILGRFPAVFRPYGSAITFCSGLDTFESRSVAVDEVLQELRREASFTCLIGWRDEQYAVMPRYCDPPLMYMERAATSLFGVKRYGVHVNGYTQDSSGNLNMWLARRSLTKQTYPGRLDNMAAGGLAAGCSVRHTMVKECEEEACIPPGLAEQARPVGTVSYTYEDDEGIFPECQFVFDLELPLNFQPHIGDGEVQAFYYYPIEKVKDLLVSEEFKPNCAMVVLDFLIRHAIIEPDSGLLHSGGQISGHLVEFEIRI, via the exons GTTCTAGTTTAGAGAGCTGTCTACGTTTTGAGGTGGCTGGAGAACAGGTTGGATGGATTTCCCCAAAAGTTGCATCAATTCTTGGTCGCTTTCCTGCTGTCTTCAGACCATATGGAAGCGCTATAACCTTCTGCTCTGGGCTGGACACATTTGAGAGCAGATCAGTGGCTGTGGATGAGGTCTTGCAGGAGCTGAGGAGAGAGGCATCATTCACCTGTCTCATAGGCTGGAGAGATGAG CAATATGCTGTGATGCCCAGGTATTGCGACCCTCCGTTGATGTATATGGAGAGAGCAGCTACAA GTCTGTTTGGAGTGAAACGATACGGCGTCCATGTCAACGGCTACACTCAGGATTCAAGTGGCAACCTTAATATGTGGCTAGCACGACGATCTCTGACCAAACAGACGTATCCAGGAAGACTGGACAACAtg GCAGCTGGAGGACTGGCAGCAGGCTGTAGTGTAAGGCATACCATGGTTAAAGAGTGTGAAGAGGAGGCCTGCATCCCTCCAGGCCTGGCAGAGCAAGCGCGTCCTGTGGGAACTGTGAG CTACACCTACGAAGATGACGAAGGAATATTTCCTGAGTGTCAGTTTGTTTTCGATTTAGAGCTGCCTCTCAATTTTCAGCCTCACATTGGAGACGGAGAAGTGCAAGCGTTTTACTACTATCCAATAGAGAAG GTGAAAGATCTCCTGGTCAGTGAGGAGTTTAAGCCGAACTGTGCCATGGTGGTTCTGGACTTCCTCATCAGACATGCCATCATTGAGCCAGACTCAGGTTTGTTACACAGTGGAGGTCAGATATCAGGTCACCTGGTAGAATTTGAGATTAGAATTTGA
- the LOC109098510 gene encoding nudix hydrolase 24, chloroplastic-like isoform X2, translating to MASWSEKMLQLLRRMNNFHLPGSSLESCLRFEVAGEQVGWISPKVASILGRFPAVFRPYGSAITFCSGLDTFESRSVAVDEVLQELRREASFTCLIGWRDEDEFYFQQYAVMPRYCDPPLMYMERAATSLFGVKRYGVHVNGYTQDSSGNLNMWLARRSLTKQTYPGRLDNMAAGGLAAGCSVRHTMVKECEEEACIPPGLAEQARPVGTVSYTYEDDEGIFPECQFVFDLELPLNFQPHIGDGEVQAFYYYPIEKVKDLLVSEEFKPNCAMVVLDFLIRHAIIEPDSEPYYHEFVAGLHRSL from the exons GTTCTAGTTTAGAGAGCTGTCTACGTTTTGAGGTGGCTGGAGAACAGGTTGGATGGATTTCCCCAAAAGTTGCATCAATTCTTGGTCGCTTTCCTGCTGTCTTCAGACCATATGGAAGCGCTATAACCTTCTGCTCTGGGCTGGACACATTTGAGAGCAGATCAGTGGCTGTGGATGAGGTCTTGCAGGAGCTGAGGAGAGAGGCATCATTCACCTGTCTCATAGGCTGGAGAGATGAG GATGAATTTTATTTTCAGCAATATGCTGTGATGCCCAGGTATTGCGACCCTCCGTTGATGTATATGGAGAGAGCAGCTACAA GTCTGTTTGGAGTGAAACGATACGGCGTCCATGTCAACGGCTACACTCAGGATTCAAGTGGCAACCTTAATATGTGGCTAGCACGACGATCTCTGACCAAACAGACGTATCCAGGAAGACTGGACAACAtg GCAGCTGGAGGACTGGCAGCAGGCTGTAGTGTAAGGCATACCATGGTTAAAGAGTGTGAAGAGGAGGCCTGCATCCCTCCAGGCCTGGCAGAGCAAGCGCGTCCTGTGGGAACTGTGAG CTACACCTACGAAGATGACGAAGGAATATTTCCTGAGTGTCAGTTTGTTTTCGATTTAGAGCTGCCTCTCAATTTTCAGCCTCACATTGGAGACGGAGAAGTGCAAGCGTTTTACTACTATCCAATAGAGAAG GTGAAAGATCTCCTGGTCAGTGAGGAGTTTAAGCCGAACTGTGCCATGGTGGTTCTGGACTTCCTCATCAGACATGCCATCATTGAGCCAGACTCAG AGCCCTATTATCACGAATTTGTGGCTGGATTGCACAGATCACTGTAA
- the LOC109098510 gene encoding nudix hydrolase 24, chloroplastic-like isoform X1 → MASWSEKMLQLLRRMNNFHLPGSSLESCLRFEVAGEQVGWISPKVASILGRFPAVFRPYGSAITFCSGLDTFESRSVAVDEVLQELRREASFTCLIGWRDEDEFYFQQYAVMPRYCDPPLMYMERAATSLFGVKRYGVHVNGYTQDSSGNLNMWLARRSLTKQTYPGRLDNMAAGGLAAGCSVRHTMVKECEEEACIPPGLAEQARPVGTVSYTYEDDEGIFPECQFVFDLELPLNFQPHIGDGEVQAFYYYPIEKVKDLLVSEEFKPNCAMVVLDFLIRHAIIEPDSGLLHSGGQISGHLVEFEIRI, encoded by the exons GTTCTAGTTTAGAGAGCTGTCTACGTTTTGAGGTGGCTGGAGAACAGGTTGGATGGATTTCCCCAAAAGTTGCATCAATTCTTGGTCGCTTTCCTGCTGTCTTCAGACCATATGGAAGCGCTATAACCTTCTGCTCTGGGCTGGACACATTTGAGAGCAGATCAGTGGCTGTGGATGAGGTCTTGCAGGAGCTGAGGAGAGAGGCATCATTCACCTGTCTCATAGGCTGGAGAGATGAG GATGAATTTTATTTTCAGCAATATGCTGTGATGCCCAGGTATTGCGACCCTCCGTTGATGTATATGGAGAGAGCAGCTACAA GTCTGTTTGGAGTGAAACGATACGGCGTCCATGTCAACGGCTACACTCAGGATTCAAGTGGCAACCTTAATATGTGGCTAGCACGACGATCTCTGACCAAACAGACGTATCCAGGAAGACTGGACAACAtg GCAGCTGGAGGACTGGCAGCAGGCTGTAGTGTAAGGCATACCATGGTTAAAGAGTGTGAAGAGGAGGCCTGCATCCCTCCAGGCCTGGCAGAGCAAGCGCGTCCTGTGGGAACTGTGAG CTACACCTACGAAGATGACGAAGGAATATTTCCTGAGTGTCAGTTTGTTTTCGATTTAGAGCTGCCTCTCAATTTTCAGCCTCACATTGGAGACGGAGAAGTGCAAGCGTTTTACTACTATCCAATAGAGAAG GTGAAAGATCTCCTGGTCAGTGAGGAGTTTAAGCCGAACTGTGCCATGGTGGTTCTGGACTTCCTCATCAGACATGCCATCATTGAGCCAGACTCAGGTTTGTTACACAGTGGAGGTCAGATATCAGGTCACCTGGTAGAATTTGAGATTAGAATTTGA
- the LOC109059285 gene encoding rho-related GTP-binding protein RhoA-A-like isoform X1, which yields MPNMAAIRKKLVIVGDGACGKTCLLIVFSKDQFPEVYVPTVFENYVADIEVDGKQVELALWDTAGQEDYDRLRPLSYPDTDVILMCFSIDSPDSLENIPEKWTPEVKHFCPNVPIILVGNKKDLRNDDHTRRELLKMKQEPVKPEEGRDMANRINAFGYLECSAKTKEGVREVFEMATRAALQAKKRGKKNPCTLL from the exons ATGCCGAAC ATGGCTGCAATTCGTAAGAAGCTTGTAATAGTTGGGGATGGAGCATGTGGAAAGACGTGTTTACTCATCGTTTTCAGTAAAGACCAGTTTCCTGAGGTCTACGTACCCACAGTGTTCGAGAACTATGTTGCTGATATTGAGGTGGACGGCAAACAG GTGGAACTAGCTCTATGGGATACAGCTGGACAAGAGGACTACGACAGGCTGAGGCCCCTGTCCTACCCAGACACGGATGTCATCCTCATGTGCTTTTCCATAGACAGTCCTGACAGTTTGG AGAATATCCCAGAAAAATGGACGCCGGAGGTAAAACATTTCTGTCCAAATGTTCCAATAATTCTGGTGGGTAATAAAAAAGATTTACGGAATGATGATCACACTCGACGGGAGCTGCTGAAGATGAAACAG GAACCAGTTAAACCAGAGGAAGGGCGAGACATGGCTAATCGCATCAATGCCTTCGGCTACCTTGAGTGTTCAGCTAAAACTAAGGAGGGCGTGAGGGAAGTGTTCGAAATGGCCACAAGAGCGGCACTCCAAGCCAAAAAACGTGGCAAGAAGAATCCCTGCACTTTGCTatag
- the LOC109059285 gene encoding rho-related GTP-binding protein RhoA-A-like isoform X2 has protein sequence MAAIRKKLVIVGDGACGKTCLLIVFSKDQFPEVYVPTVFENYVADIEVDGKQVELALWDTAGQEDYDRLRPLSYPDTDVILMCFSIDSPDSLENIPEKWTPEVKHFCPNVPIILVGNKKDLRNDDHTRRELLKMKQEPVKPEEGRDMANRINAFGYLECSAKTKEGVREVFEMATRAALQAKKRGKKNPCTLL, from the exons ATGGCTGCAATTCGTAAGAAGCTTGTAATAGTTGGGGATGGAGCATGTGGAAAGACGTGTTTACTCATCGTTTTCAGTAAAGACCAGTTTCCTGAGGTCTACGTACCCACAGTGTTCGAGAACTATGTTGCTGATATTGAGGTGGACGGCAAACAG GTGGAACTAGCTCTATGGGATACAGCTGGACAAGAGGACTACGACAGGCTGAGGCCCCTGTCCTACCCAGACACGGATGTCATCCTCATGTGCTTTTCCATAGACAGTCCTGACAGTTTGG AGAATATCCCAGAAAAATGGACGCCGGAGGTAAAACATTTCTGTCCAAATGTTCCAATAATTCTGGTGGGTAATAAAAAAGATTTACGGAATGATGATCACACTCGACGGGAGCTGCTGAAGATGAAACAG GAACCAGTTAAACCAGAGGAAGGGCGAGACATGGCTAATCGCATCAATGCCTTCGGCTACCTTGAGTGTTCAGCTAAAACTAAGGAGGGCGTGAGGGAAGTGTTCGAAATGGCCACAAGAGCGGCACTCCAAGCCAAAAAACGTGGCAAGAAGAATCCCTGCACTTTGCTatag
- the LOC109059279 gene encoding NADH dehydrogenase [ubiquinone] 1 beta subcomplex subunit 11, mitochondrial-like, with amino-acid sequence MASRLSRIWPTLSRVRLSAALGSRCVSQTPKSSASNAAVASDLQPVSPAAQDSHGHAEVSQFEKNPDFHGFHHHDSFVDEWNMRLAFFFGISVAIVIGGTFIHYLPDHGMRHWARREAERLIKQRESQGLPLMTENYYDPSTIVLPSSGEE; translated from the exons ATGGCTTCACGCCTGAGCCGAATCTGGCCCACCCTGTCCCGGGTTCGTTTGAGCGCGGCGCTCGGGAGCCGCTGCGTGTCGCAGACGCCGAAATCCAGCGCGTCTAACGCGGCGGTGGCGTCTGATCTGCAGCCCGTGTCTCCCGCTGCTCAGGACAGTCATGGACACGCAGAGGTCAGCCAGTTTGAGAAG AATCCAGATTTCCATGGCTTCCATCATCACGACTCTTTTGTGGATGAATGGAACATGAGGTTGGCGTTTTTCTTTGGCATTTCTGTGGCCATTGTTATTGGAGGGACTTTCATCCACTATTTACCAGATCATGG TATGAGGCATTGGGCTCGTCGGGAAGCTGAAAGGTTGATCAAACAGAGGGAATCCCAGGGTCTTCCCCTCATGACTGAAAATTACTACGATCCCAGCACAATTGTTCTCCCCTCCTCTGGAGAGGAGTAG